In one Amaranthus tricolor cultivar Red isolate AtriRed21 chromosome 8, ASM2621246v1, whole genome shotgun sequence genomic region, the following are encoded:
- the LOC130821636 gene encoding protein MAIN-LIKE 1-like, translated as MLHDVQRILGIGIDGSLPGEPSDHEWQLGLTGLFAEPLSELHAKGHFTSGSINVGALLQLCHRSQSRDTQSTAYLMALVGCTLFVDKIRVGMRPHPILVVAADQAGIAWGTLTLTHLYRQLGMATRTGCKTIAGCLTLLQTWIYEYFPAFRPHPRAADMPNKTRAEMWSPHKPIRELSRLRDCRSILDALTETQVLYMTSHIRLYQKK; from the coding sequence atgttgcacgacgtgcaacgcattttGGGGattggcattgacggttcacttcccgGTGAACCGTCTGATCATGAGTGGCAGTTAGGCCTGACCGGCCTTTTTGCAGAGCCATTGTCGGAGCTGCATGCGAAGGGGCACTTCACCAGCGGTAGCATTAACGTTGGTGcactgttgcagctatgccaccgcTCTCAGTCTAGAGATACTCAATCTACTGCGTACTTAATGGCTTTAGTGGGTTGTACGCTGTTTGTGGATAAGATAAGAGTCGGGATGCGTCCTCATCCTATTCTTGTTGTCGCCGCTGACCAGGCTGGCATTGCTTGGGGGACATTGACGCTTACACACTTGTATCGCCAATtgggtatggcgacaaggactggttgcaagactattgctggcTGTCTGACCTTGTTGCAGAcctggatttacgagtacttcccagccttccgcccccatccGCGTGCAGCTGACATGCCGAACAAGACCCGGGCAGAGATGTGGTCCCCGCATAAGCCAATCCGTGAGCTTAGCAGATTGAGAGACTGTAGGAGCATACTGGACGCCCTGACAGAgacacaggttttgtacatgacctcACATATAAgattatatcaaaagaaataA